A genomic window from Vitis riparia cultivar Riparia Gloire de Montpellier isolate 1030 chromosome 16, EGFV_Vit.rip_1.0, whole genome shotgun sequence includes:
- the LOC117933126 gene encoding probable pectinesterase/pectinesterase inhibitor 17, with translation MAIKLELFAIFMLSLSFFSSTLLASDSGDVNWWCDKTPYPAPCKYFMSHGGHKYNAPKQKSEFRKMAMEVAMERALTAQSHNKWLGSKCRNEREKAAWADCLKQYQDTIQQLNQTLDPATKCTDFDQQTWLSTALTNLDTCRAGFVELGVSDFVLPLMSNNVSKLISNSLAMKNDIPEKHTYKEGFPSWVKAGDRRLLQSTSTAAKANLVVAPDGSGNYKTIKAAIEAAAKRSGSGRYVIHVKKGVYKENIEIGNKMKNIMLVGDGLRNTIITGSRSVGGGFTTFNSATVAVTGEGFIARGITFRNTAGPQNHQAVALRSGSDLSVFYQCSFEGYQDTLYVHSQRQFYKECYIYGTVDFIFGNAAVVLQNCMIYARRPMDKQKNVVTAQGRSDPNQNTGISIHNSRVMAATDLKPVLSSFKTFLGRPWKEYSRTVYLGTYLDTLVDSAGWLEWDGNFALNTLYYGEYKNFGPGSSTSGRVKWRGYRVITSATEASKFSVANFIAGQSWLPATGVPFRSGL, from the exons ATGGCGATAAAGCTCGAGTTATTCGCAATTTTTATGCTCTCTTTGTCATTTTTCTCTTCCACCCTATTGGCTTCTGACTCCGGCGACGTCAACTGGTGGTGCGACAAAACGCCATATCCGGCACCTTGCAAGTACTTCATGAGCCATGGTGGGCACAAGTACAATGCGCCCAAGCAGAAGTCCGAGTTCCGAAAGATGGCTATGGAGGTGGCCATGGAGCGAGCCCTCACCGCGCAGAGCCACAACAAGTGGCTGGGGTCCAAGTGCCGCAACGAGCGCGAGAAGGCTGCATGGGCTGATTGCTTGAAGCAGTATCAAGACACCATTCAACAACTCAACCAAACCCTGGACCCTGCAACCAAGTGCACAGACTTTGACCAGCAAACTTGGCTCAGCACAGCCTTGACAAACCTCGACACATGTCGGGCAGGTTTCGTGGAGCTCGGCGTTTCAGACTTCGTGTTGCCTCTCATGTCCAACAATGTGTCAAAGCTGATCAGCAACAGTTTAGCTATGAAAAATGATATTCCCGAGAAACATACATACAAAGAAGGGTTTCCCAGTTGGGTTAAAGCTGGGGATAGGAGGCTTTTGCAGTCAACGTCGACGGCGGCAAAGGCAAACCTAGTGGTGGCCCCGGATGGATCAGGGAATTATAAGACCATAAAGGCGGCGATTGAAGCAGCAGCGAAGAGGAGTGGGAGTGGGAGGTATGTGATACATGTGAAGAAAGGAGTGTACAAGGAGAATATAGAGATTGGGAACAAAATGAAGAATATAATGCTGGTGGGTGATGGGCTGAGGAACACCATTATTACTGGCAGCCGCAGCGTTGGAGGAGGCTTCACCACCTTCAACTCTGCCACAGTTG CTGTGACTGGTGAAGGTTTCATAGCCCGTGGCATCACATTCCGCAACACGGCCGGTCCACAGAATCACCAAGCAGTGGCGCTCCGGTCAGGCTCCGACCTCTCTGTCTTCTACCAATGCTCCTTTGAAGGATACCAAGACACCCTCTATGTCCACTCGCAGCGACAATTCTACAAAGAATGCTACATCTATGGAACAGTAGATTTCATATTTGGCAACGCAGCAGTGGTCCTCCAAAACTGCATGATCTATGCCAGGAGGCCTAtggataaacaaaaaaatgtagTCACAGCACAAGGCAGATCTGATCCAAACCAAAACACCGGGATATCCATCCATAACAGCCGTGTCATGGCTGCAACCGACCTTAAACCGGTGCTGAGTTCCTTCAAGACCTTCTTGGGACGGCCATGGAAGGAGTACTCACGGACTGTTTACCTTGGAACTTACCTTGATACCTTGGTGGACTCTGCAGGCTGGTTGGAATGGGATGGAAACTTTGCCCTGAATACTTTGTACTATGGCGAGTATAAGAATTTCGGGCCTGGTTCATCGACCAGTGGGAGGGTGAAGTGGCGAGGCTATCGGGTTATAACCAGTGCAACTGAAGCTTCCAAGTTCAGTGTCGCCAACTTTATAGCTGGCCAGTCATGGTTACCGGCCACTGGTGTCCCGTTCAGGTCTGGTCTATGA